The DNA segment TCAGGCGGTACGCGACATATTGGCCGAAGATGCGCCGGTTTTTGTCCAGGGCCAGGTACAGAAGAATGAGCAGGCGGTCAAGCTATTGGCCGATACCCTGATCCCGATCGAAAAAGCGGAAGAAACCTGGGCGGCCAGTGTCCATTTGACGGTTGATACCGGCATCTGCGAAGAAAAGACCCTGACCCGGCTCTATGAAGTGCTGAACAAATATCCCGGCCAATGCAAAGGCTATCTCCATCTGGTTATTCCGGAAAAAACCGAAACCATCATTGAGCTGCCGGAGCATATGAAGCTCCGGGTCGGGGTCGGGCTTGCCCGCGAGGTCAACAATCTGCTCGGCTACCCGGCCATTCAGACCCATTGCGCGCCCATTCCGGCCGCGCAGAAGAAAAATGGAAATGGCAAGCCGCGGAAGAAGGCAAAATATCATTGATCTAGCGGACAATTTCCGGATCGGTTGGATATTTTCAAAATTTTAAAATTTAAGCATGCAGAAAAGGGAGGCCTTATGAAAAATCATGTTCTGAAATTCTGTATCATCGGAGTTATTGCCGTGTCTCTCTTGATGGTCTCCGGTTGCGCGGGGTATATGGAGTATCTCAGCCGGAGTTCCCGGCCGGGTATCAATGCTACCAGCACCGTAACCCGGTATGAGTCCACGGATTATGACGTTTTGGGCATTGTTTCCGCCAAGGGCGAATCCAGGTGTATTTTAGGCATCATCGTCGAAGGCACCGAGGGCGAAGCGCTGTTGTGGGATGCGGCAAAAAGCCAGTTCGGGGACCGGGTGACCGGCGTTAAAGACATTAACAAGAGCTATGAGTATCAAAGCGTTTTGCCGCCCATATTCTGCGAAATCAAAACCACTTATGTGGGCACCGCCGTTCATGAACGGTAATGAAGGCCAGTGTTTTTGAGAACAAGCCCAATCGATCCGGAATTGTAATTTTTTCAAGGCAAAAAGGATAGTGAATGAATGTTCCCCTGCTTGATCTAAAACGACAATACCAGCAAATTAAGGATGCGTGTCTGCGGGTAACTACGGAGATTTATGATTCCCAGCACTTTATCCTGGGCCCCTATGTAGAAACTTTGGAGCGGGAAATCAGCGCGTACTGCCAAACCGACTATGCCGTTGGCGTCTCCTCAGGCACGGATGCCCTGCTGATTGCGCTGATGGCGGCGGATATAGGCGTCGGCGATCGGGTGCTTACCACGCCCTATACTTTTTTCGCCACTGCCGGCTCCATCCGCCGGCTGGGGGCGATTCCGGTGTTCGCAGACATTGAAGCGGATACCTATAACATTGATCCCCATGCCCTTGAATCAGTGCTGACAAAAATGCCGCCGGAAGAAAAACAGACGGTAAAAGCGATCATGCCGGTCCATCTCTATGGACAGTGCGCGGAGATGGCGCCGATTTTGGAGATCGCCGGCTCCCTTGGGCTTTCTGTAATAGAGGATGCGGCCCAGGCCATCGGGTCCGAATATCAGGGCAAGCGGGCGGGCGCGCTGGGCGATTTCGGCTGTTTTTCGTTTTTCCCGTCCAAAAACTTAGGCGGATTCGGAGACGGGGGGATTGTCACCACCCAATCGGTGGATTTATATGATAAGCTAAAGATCCTCCGGGTCCACGGCGGACACCCCAAGTACTATCATCAGGTCATCGGCGGCAACTTCCGCCTGGATGCCCTGCAGGCGGCCATCGTTTCCATAAAGCTTTCCTATCTGGATCAATGGACGCGTGCCCGTCAGGAAAACGCCGAAAAATACCGGGCGTTGTTCAAAGCCGCGGGGTTGGATACGGTCATCGGGCTGCCGGTTGAAAAACAGGATCGGCATATATACAATCAGTTTGTGATCCGGGTGCCGGAAAAACGCGATGCGCTCCGGGCTTGGCTGAATGAATCCGGCGTGGGCAATGAAATCTATTATCCGGTTCCGCTGCATTTGCAGGCCTGTTTTGCGGATCTGGGCTACAGAGAGGGGGATATGCCGGTATCGGAAAAAGCCGCGGCCGAAACCCTTGCCCTGCCCATATTCCCGGAACTTACGGATGAAGAGCTTGAATACGTGGTGGATCGGATTCGGGTCTTCTATTCATAATTGATAAGGTCGGAGATTTTATCTTGTGAATGTCCGTATCAAGGCTTATGAAAATGAAAATTCCTGGCATGTTACATGCCGGGGAAAATTAAATTAAATTTTTATGAAATTTCATGTTGACAAAGTTTTGTATGACATGTAGAAACACAAAATCCGGTTACGGAAAGAACCAACCCTGTCTCGGTCGTCGATAAATTCAGGCTTTAAAAATTTAAACAAAACTTAAATTTTTTATTGACAGGCAACCGGATAAAGTTTATAAATAAAAATTGTCCTTGGCAAGAGTAGGGACAATTTTTTTTGATCCAAAATTAGCCTTTGATCTTTGAAAACTAAATAGTGGTTAAGAAAAGAGCCGGGTCCTTGTTTAAGGGACTAAGCTGCTCTTTAAGGGCAGCATGAGTAATA comes from the Desulfobacterales bacterium genome and includes:
- a CDS encoding DegT/DnrJ/EryC1/StrS family aminotransferase, whose translation is MNVPLLDLKRQYQQIKDACLRVTTEIYDSQHFILGPYVETLEREISAYCQTDYAVGVSSGTDALLIALMAADIGVGDRVLTTPYTFFATAGSIRRLGAIPVFADIEADTYNIDPHALESVLTKMPPEEKQTVKAIMPVHLYGQCAEMAPILEIAGSLGLSVIEDAAQAIGSEYQGKRAGALGDFGCFSFFPSKNLGGFGDGGIVTTQSVDLYDKLKILRVHGGHPKYYHQVIGGNFRLDALQAAIVSIKLSYLDQWTRARQENAEKYRALFKAAGLDTVIGLPVEKQDRHIYNQFVIRVPEKRDALRAWLNESGVGNEIYYPVPLHLQACFADLGYREGDMPVSEKAAAETLALPIFPELTDEELEYVVDRIRVFYS